In Haloplanus rubicundus, one DNA window encodes the following:
- a CDS encoding bis(5'-nucleosyl)-tetraphosphatase: MTVEATSAGAILFRDTRGHREYLLLKSRPGDWEFPKGGVEGDEELQQTAIREVSEEAGIEDFRLIDGFREEYDYVFEAGGNTIHKTVHLFIARSFEASAELSNEHRDLQWRDYEQAINTITQDGPREILEQAHEYLDELVDEAEAAEGGRTYLG, from the coding sequence ATGACGGTCGAAGCGACCAGTGCTGGAGCCATCCTCTTCCGCGACACCCGCGGCCACCGGGAGTATCTCCTCCTGAAGAGCCGTCCGGGGGACTGGGAGTTCCCCAAAGGCGGGGTCGAAGGCGACGAGGAGCTTCAGCAGACTGCGATCAGGGAGGTTAGCGAGGAAGCCGGCATCGAGGACTTTCGCCTCATCGACGGTTTCCGCGAGGAGTACGACTACGTCTTCGAGGCCGGTGGCAACACCATCCACAAGACGGTCCACCTGTTCATCGCCCGCTCGTTCGAGGCGAGCGCCGAACTCTCGAACGAACACCGCGACCTGCAGTGGCGCGACTACGAGCAGGCGATCAACACCATCACGCAGGACGGCCCCCGCGAAATCCTCGAACAGGCCCACGAGTATCTCGACGAACTCGTCGACGAGGCGGAGGCCGCAGAGGGTGGACGGACGTATCTCGGCTAG
- a CDS encoding uS10/mL48 family ribosomal protein, with protein sequence MAFVTKLSFQSGDRDALEGLVTDIKELVERKGAECKGPHSAPPERLTVPQYRTLGPGDRFPAWTYTTYTRRLEIHGNDEVAGRVGHMDFPEHVHVEIEVDRKKPLGQGRD encoded by the coding sequence ATGGCCTTCGTCACCAAACTCAGCTTCCAGAGCGGCGACCGGGACGCCCTCGAGGGGCTCGTCACCGACATCAAGGAGCTGGTCGAGCGCAAGGGCGCCGAGTGCAAGGGACCCCACTCCGCGCCGCCGGAGCGACTCACCGTCCCGCAGTATCGAACGCTCGGCCCCGGCGACCGATTCCCTGCGTGGACCTACACCACCTACACCCGCCGGCTGGAGATTCACGGCAACGACGAGGTGGCCGGTCGGGTCGGCCACATGGACTTCCCGGAGCACGTCCACGTCGAAATCGAAGTCGACCGCAAGAAACCGCTCGGCCAAGGACGGGACTGA
- a CDS encoding DUF7513 family protein has product MNLGKLFAGWTFRTNRPTYAVGDELTAFVTGYEDGVAQVRIGDTIITLADADRGLDDRLVRLRVTEFDADDATGSGELLGVVDDA; this is encoded by the coding sequence ATGAACCTCGGCAAGCTGTTCGCGGGCTGGACGTTCCGGACGAACCGACCGACGTACGCCGTCGGCGACGAACTCACTGCCTTCGTCACGGGCTACGAGGACGGCGTTGCACAGGTTCGGATCGGCGATACGATCATCACGCTCGCCGACGCCGACCGGGGACTCGACGACCGACTCGTCCGCCTGCGCGTCACCGAGTTCGACGCCGACGACGCGACGGGCAGCGGCGAACTGCTGGGCGTCGTCGACGACGCGTAG